From Paracoccus aminovorans, one genomic window encodes:
- a CDS encoding AAA family ATPase — protein sequence MQFSSTETYVAPPDLAMAVNAAITLERPLLVKGEPGTGKTELARQVAASLGLPMLEWNVKSTTRAQQGLYEYDAVSRLRDSQLGEARVHDIANYIRKGKLWQAFEATGKVVLLIDEIDKADIEFPNDLLQELDRMEFHVYETGETVVARHRPVVIITSNNEKELPDAFLRRCFFHYIRFPDAETLKKIVAVHHPGLKPRLLDEALRQFFDLREVQGLKKKPSTSELLDWLKLILAEDLSPEDLARPAGEMLPRLHGALLKNEQDVALFERLAFMARRQR from the coding sequence GCGATGGCGGTGAACGCGGCGATCACGCTGGAGCGGCCGCTGCTGGTCAAGGGCGAGCCGGGCACAGGCAAGACCGAACTGGCCCGGCAGGTCGCCGCCAGCCTGGGCCTGCCGATGCTGGAATGGAACGTGAAATCCACCACGCGGGCGCAGCAGGGGCTTTACGAATACGACGCCGTCTCGCGCCTGCGCGACAGCCAGCTGGGCGAGGCGCGCGTCCACGACATCGCCAATTACATCCGCAAGGGCAAGCTGTGGCAGGCCTTCGAGGCGACCGGCAAGGTCGTTCTGCTGATCGACGAGATCGACAAGGCCGACATCGAGTTCCCGAACGACCTGCTGCAGGAACTCGACCGCATGGAGTTCCATGTCTACGAGACCGGCGAGACGGTGGTGGCCCGGCATCGGCCGGTGGTCATCATCACCTCGAACAATGAAAAGGAGCTGCCGGACGCGTTCCTGCGGCGCTGCTTCTTCCACTACATCCGCTTTCCCGACGCCGAGACGCTGAAGAAGATCGTCGCGGTGCATCATCCGGGGCTGAAGCCGCGGCTGCTGGACGAGGCCTTGCGCCAGTTCTTCGACCTGCGCGAGGTTCAGGGGCTGAAGAAGAAGCCCTCGACCAGCGAGCTTCTGGATTGGCTGAAGCTGATCCTGGCCGAGGACCTGTCGCCCGAGGATCTGGCCCGCCCGGCGGGCGAGATGCTGCCCAGGCTGCATGGCGCGCTCTTGAAGAACGAACAGGACGTGGCGTTGTTCGAGCGGCTGGCCTTCATGGCCCGTCGCCAGCGCTGA
- a CDS encoding LysR substrate-binding domain-containing protein, with protein MVQISLAILTSFVQVRLAWRYSSIQRIVLSVSFRKIDRDAPMQPQQNNLLETDLLKTFVTISETGNFTVAAKRVFRTPSAVSMQIRRLEDQLGRALFVRHPRHVTLTADGEAFLVHAKDILRINDEALSRFRVPQLEGRVRFGAPDDFGVRYLPAILSRFAATHPLVEVEVFLSTSVNLARRFEAAEIDMILTVSAQSAPAPGEVIHSEPLVWVGARDGMAFCRTPVPLALSSHGCPWRAAALAALDKAGRRYRIAYTSEAAAGQLAAVMADLAIAPLPVSLVDEQHRRLTEKDGFGAIGSYQLRLQKNPDIGSAAQAFADHVRESFGRHE; from the coding sequence ATGGTGCAGATTTCCTTGGCCATCCTAACCTCCTTTGTTCAGGTCAGGCTGGCATGGCGATATTCTTCAATACAGCGCATAGTTCTTAGTGTATCATTCAGGAAAATTGATCGCGATGCGCCCATGCAACCACAGCAGAACAACCTTCTTGAGACCGACCTTCTGAAGACATTCGTGACCATCTCCGAGACCGGGAACTTCACGGTCGCGGCGAAACGGGTGTTCCGAACCCCCTCGGCGGTCAGCATGCAGATCAGGCGGCTTGAGGATCAGCTGGGCCGCGCCCTGTTCGTCCGGCATCCGCGCCATGTGACGCTGACCGCGGACGGCGAGGCATTTCTCGTGCATGCCAAGGACATCCTGCGCATCAATGACGAGGCTCTGTCCCGCTTTCGGGTGCCGCAGCTTGAAGGCCGGGTCCGGTTCGGCGCCCCCGACGATTTCGGCGTGCGCTATCTTCCCGCGATCCTGTCACGCTTCGCCGCGACCCATCCCCTTGTCGAGGTCGAGGTCTTTCTGTCGACCAGCGTGAACCTGGCCCGGCGGTTCGAGGCGGCAGAGATCGACATGATCCTGACCGTCTCGGCCCAATCCGCGCCGGCGCCGGGAGAGGTCATTCATTCGGAGCCACTCGTCTGGGTCGGTGCCCGCGACGGCATGGCGTTCTGCAGGACCCCCGTGCCGCTCGCCCTGTCCTCGCATGGATGCCCCTGGCGGGCGGCGGCCCTGGCCGCGCTCGACAAGGCCGGTCGCCGCTACAGGATCGCCTATACGTCGGAGGCCGCCGCCGGCCAGCTGGCGGCGGTCATGGCCGATCTGGCGATCGCGCCTTTGCCGGTCAGCCTGGTGGACGAACAGCATCGGCGGCTGACGGAAAAGGACGGCTTCGGCGCGATCGGTTCCTATCAGCTGAGGCTTCAGAAAAACCCCGATATCGGCTCGGCGGCGCAGGCTTTCGCGGATCATGTGCGCGAGAGCTTTGGCCGGCACGAATGA
- a CDS encoding 2-oxoglutarate dehydrogenase E1 component — protein sequence MNDQSPNAAFHDSSFLQGHNAAYVEQLYGQWAQDPSAVDQAWDAFFRSLGDEEAVVTREAKGASWRRADWPPMPSDDTTAALTGEWPMLPKTEAKAALDKIAAKAGEKAVSLTDDQLKRAVLDSIRAIMLIRAFRIRGHLHADLDPLGMREVPADGELDPKTYGFTEADLDRPIFIDNVLGLQIATVRQITDLMRRTYCGTFAIQFMHISNPEEAAWLKERIEGYGKEIAFTREGRRAILNKLVEAEGFEKFLHVKYMGTKRFGLDGGEALIPAMEQIIKRGGALGVKDVVFGMPHRGRLSVLANVLNKPYRAIFHEFQGGSYKPEDVDGSGDVKYHLGASSDRTFDDNTVHLSLTANPSHLEAVNPVVLGKVRAKQDQLSDQAHRTAVLPILLHGDAAFAGQGIVAECFQLSGIRGHRTGGTIHIVVNNQIGFTTAPHFSRTSPYPTDIALMVEAPIFHVNGDDPEAVVHAARVATEFRQKFHKDVVIDIFCYRRFGHNEGDEPMFTNPAMYKSIKGHKTTLQLYTDRLVADGLVPEGEIEEMKAAFQAHLNEEFEIGKNFKPNKADWLDGKWSGLAAEAEEYAPGQTGIAPETLAEIGNALTRVPDGFDLHKTVGRLLDAKKQMFETGKGFDWATGEALAYGSLLIEGHPVRLSGQDSTRGTFSQRHSAFIDQATEERYYPLNHIRGGQARYEVTDSMLSEYAVLGFEYGYSLAEPNTLTLWEAQFGDFANGAQIMFDQFINSGEKKWLRMSGLVVLMPHGYEGQGPEHSSARLERWLQMCAEDNWIVANCTTPANYFHILRRQLKRPFRKPLILMTPKSLLRHPLAVSKAADFTTGSSFHRVLWDDAQSGDAQLALKPDNEIRRVVVCSGKVYYDLLQARDAAGADDVYILRLEQFYPFPAQAMSKELERFKDAEVVWCQEEPKNMGGWTFVEPNIEWVLSRIGARHGRARYVGRAASASPATGLASRHKAEQEALVNEAITVGG from the coding sequence ATGAACGACCAATCCCCCAACGCGGCCTTCCACGATTCAAGCTTCCTGCAAGGCCATAACGCCGCCTATGTCGAGCAGCTCTACGGCCAGTGGGCGCAGGACCCCTCGGCGGTGGACCAGGCCTGGGATGCGTTTTTCCGCAGCCTCGGCGACGAGGAGGCCGTGGTCACGCGCGAGGCCAAGGGCGCCAGCTGGCGCCGCGCCGACTGGCCGCCGATGCCGTCCGACGACACCACCGCGGCGCTGACCGGCGAATGGCCGATGCTGCCCAAGACCGAGGCCAAGGCGGCACTGGACAAGATCGCCGCCAAGGCGGGGGAAAAGGCCGTCAGCCTGACCGACGACCAACTGAAGCGCGCCGTGCTGGACAGCATCCGCGCCATCATGCTGATCCGCGCCTTCCGGATCCGCGGCCACCTGCATGCCGACCTGGACCCGCTGGGGATGCGCGAGGTGCCGGCCGACGGCGAACTGGACCCCAAGACCTACGGCTTCACCGAGGCCGACCTGGACCGGCCGATCTTCATCGACAACGTGCTGGGCCTGCAGATCGCCACGGTCCGCCAGATCACCGACCTGATGCGGCGGACCTATTGCGGCACCTTCGCCATCCAGTTCATGCATATCTCGAACCCCGAGGAAGCCGCCTGGCTGAAAGAGCGGATCGAGGGCTATGGCAAGGAGATCGCCTTCACCCGCGAAGGCCGTCGCGCCATCCTGAACAAGCTGGTCGAGGCCGAGGGCTTCGAGAAGTTCCTGCATGTCAAATACATGGGCACCAAGCGCTTCGGCCTTGACGGCGGCGAGGCGCTGATCCCGGCCATGGAGCAGATCATCAAGCGCGGCGGCGCACTGGGCGTCAAGGACGTGGTCTTCGGCATGCCGCACCGCGGCCGGCTGTCGGTGCTGGCCAACGTGCTGAACAAGCCCTATCGCGCCATCTTCCATGAATTCCAGGGCGGCAGCTACAAGCCCGAGGACGTGGACGGCTCGGGCGACGTGAAATACCACCTCGGCGCCAGCTCGGACCGCACCTTCGACGACAATACCGTGCACCTGTCGCTGACCGCAAACCCCAGCCACCTGGAAGCCGTGAACCCGGTGGTGCTGGGCAAGGTCCGCGCCAAGCAGGACCAGTTGTCCGACCAGGCGCATCGCACCGCCGTGCTGCCGATCCTGCTGCATGGCGACGCGGCCTTCGCCGGCCAGGGCATTGTCGCGGAATGCTTCCAACTTTCCGGCATCCGCGGCCACCGCACCGGCGGCACCATCCATATCGTGGTGAACAACCAGATCGGCTTTACCACGGCGCCGCATTTCAGCCGCACCTCGCCCTATCCGACCGACATCGCGCTGATGGTCGAGGCGCCGATCTTCCACGTCAACGGCGACGACCCCGAGGCGGTGGTCCATGCCGCCCGTGTGGCGACCGAGTTCCGGCAGAAGTTCCACAAGGACGTGGTCATCGACATCTTCTGCTATCGCCGCTTCGGTCACAACGAAGGCGACGAGCCGATGTTCACCAACCCGGCGATGTACAAGTCGATCAAGGGCCACAAGACCACCTTGCAGCTTTATACCGACCGGCTGGTCGCCGACGGCCTGGTTCCCGAGGGCGAGATCGAGGAGATGAAGGCCGCCTTCCAGGCGCATCTGAACGAAGAGTTCGAGATCGGCAAGAACTTCAAGCCGAACAAGGCCGACTGGCTGGACGGCAAGTGGTCGGGCCTGGCCGCCGAGGCCGAGGAATACGCCCCCGGCCAGACCGGCATCGCGCCCGAGACCCTGGCCGAGATCGGCAACGCGCTGACCCGGGTGCCGGACGGGTTCGACCTGCACAAGACGGTGGGCCGGCTTCTGGACGCCAAGAAGCAGATGTTCGAGACCGGCAAGGGCTTCGACTGGGCGACGGGCGAGGCGCTGGCCTATGGCTCGCTGCTGATCGAAGGCCATCCGGTGCGGCTGTCGGGTCAGGATTCGACGCGCGGCACCTTCTCGCAGCGCCACTCGGCCTTCATCGACCAGGCCACGGAAGAGCGTTACTATCCGCTGAACCACATCCGCGGCGGACAGGCACGCTATGAGGTCACCGACTCGATGCTGTCGGAATATGCGGTGCTGGGCTTCGAATACGGCTATTCGCTGGCCGAGCCGAACACGCTGACCCTGTGGGAGGCGCAGTTCGGCGATTTCGCCAACGGCGCGCAGATCATGTTCGACCAGTTCATCAACTCGGGCGAAAAGAAATGGCTGCGCATGTCGGGCTTGGTGGTGCTGATGCCGCACGGTTACGAAGGCCAGGGGCCGGAACACAGCTCGGCCCGGCTGGAGCGCTGGCTGCAGATGTGCGCCGAGGACAACTGGATCGTGGCGAACTGCACCACGCCGGCGAACTATTTCCACATCCTGCGTCGGCAGCTGAAGCGTCCGTTCCGCAAGCCGCTGATCCTGATGACGCCGAAATCGCTGCTGCGCCACCCGCTGGCGGTGTCGAAGGCCGCGGATTTCACCACCGGATCCAGCTTCCACCGGGTGCTGTGGGATGATGCCCAAAGCGGCGACGCCCAGCTGGCGCTGAAGCCCGACAACGAGATCCGCCGCGTCGTGGTCTGCTCGGGCAAGGTCTATTACGACCTCTTGCAGGCCCGCGATGCCGCCGGTGCCGACGATGTCTATATCCTGCGGCTGGAACAGTTCTATCCCTTCCCGGCCCAGGCGATGTCGAAGGAACTGGAGCGGTTCAAGGACGCCGAGGTGGTTTGGTGCCAGGAAGAGCCCAAGAACATGGGCGGCTGGACCTTCGTCGAGCCGAACATCGAATGGGTGCTGTCGCGCATCGGCGCCAGGCACGGGCGCGCGCGCTACGTCGGCCGCGCCGCCTCGGCCTCGCCGGCCACCGGCCTCGCCTCGCGCCACAAGGCCGAGCAGGAAGCGCTGGTGAACGAAGCCATCACGGTCGGTGGCTGA
- the lpdA gene encoding dihydrolipoyl dehydrogenase, with translation MSTYDLIVIGAGPGGYVCAIRAAQLGLKVACVEGRETLGGTCLNVGCIPSKALLHASHMLHETHENFARMGLVNAHVEVDWDKMQGYKAETVGGNTKGIEFLFKKNKIDWLKGWASIEAPGKVKVGDTTHETKNIVIATGSEPASLKEVEVDNAAGVVVDSTGALALPKIPKSMVVIGAGVIGLELGSVYARLGAEVTVVEFLDVITPGMDGEVQKQFQKILAKQGLKFVLGAAVSEVEVENGLAEVEYTLRKDDSKHEIKAECVLVATGRRPYVAGLGLDAVGVALTDRGFVQVDKNWQTNVPGIYAIGDAVPGPMLAHKAEDEGMAVAEVIAGKHGHVNYDVIPGVIYTTPEVASVGLTEEAARETGRKIKVGKFPFMGNARAKALFQADGFVKLIADADTDRVLGCHIIGPNAGEMIHEVCVAMEFGASAQDIALTCHAHPTCSEAVREAALACGDGAIHA, from the coding sequence ATGTCCACCTATGACCTGATCGTGATCGGCGCCGGCCCCGGCGGCTATGTCTGCGCGATCCGCGCCGCCCAGCTGGGCCTGAAGGTCGCCTGCGTCGAGGGGCGCGAGACGCTGGGCGGAACCTGCCTGAACGTCGGCTGCATCCCGTCCAAGGCGCTGCTGCACGCCAGCCACATGCTGCACGAGACGCATGAGAACTTCGCCAGGATGGGCCTGGTGAACGCCCATGTCGAGGTCGATTGGGACAAGATGCAGGGCTACAAGGCCGAGACGGTCGGCGGCAACACCAAGGGCATCGAGTTCCTGTTCAAGAAGAACAAGATCGACTGGCTGAAGGGCTGGGCCAGCATCGAGGCGCCCGGCAAGGTCAAGGTCGGCGACACCACGCATGAGACGAAGAACATCGTCATCGCCACCGGCTCGGAACCCGCCAGCCTGAAGGAGGTCGAGGTCGACAATGCCGCCGGCGTGGTGGTCGATTCCACCGGCGCGCTGGCGCTGCCGAAGATCCCGAAGTCGATGGTGGTGATCGGCGCCGGCGTGATCGGGCTGGAGCTCGGCTCGGTCTATGCGCGGCTTGGCGCCGAGGTGACGGTGGTCGAATTCCTGGACGTCATCACCCCCGGCATGGACGGCGAGGTGCAGAAGCAGTTCCAGAAGATCCTGGCCAAGCAGGGGCTGAAATTCGTCCTTGGTGCCGCCGTATCCGAGGTCGAGGTCGAAAACGGCCTGGCCGAGGTCGAATACACGCTGCGCAAGGACGACAGCAAGCACGAGATCAAGGCCGAATGCGTTCTGGTCGCCACCGGCCGCCGGCCCTATGTCGCGGGCCTCGGCCTCGACGCGGTGGGCGTGGCGCTGACCGATCGCGGCTTCGTCCAGGTGGACAAGAACTGGCAGACCAATGTCCCCGGCATCTACGCCATCGGCGACGCGGTGCCCGGCCCGATGCTGGCCCACAAGGCCGAGGACGAGGGCATGGCGGTCGCCGAGGTCATCGCCGGCAAGCACGGCCATGTGAACTACGACGTGATCCCTGGCGTGATCTACACCACGCCCGAGGTCGCCAGCGTCGGCCTGACCGAGGAAGCCGCCAGGGAAACCGGCCGCAAGATCAAGGTCGGCAAGTTCCCCTTCATGGGCAATGCCCGCGCCAAGGCGCTGTTCCAGGCCGACGGCTTCGTCAAGCTGATCGCCGATGCCGATACCGACCGGGTGCTGGGCTGCCACATCATCGGCCCGAACGCCGGCGAGATGATCCACGAGGTCTGCGTGGCGATGGAATTCGGCGCCTCGGCCCAGGACATCGCCCTGACCTGCCACGCGCATCCGACCTGCTCGGAAGCGGTGCGCGAAGCGGCGCTGGCCTGCGGCGACGGCGCGATTCACGCCTGA
- a CDS encoding glycosyltransferase family 2 protein, which translates to MTRPPAPPDGQAVAPLPPDSPAPIRAESWALCVATYNRGDMLAACVRHALQSTLPPTEIVIVDASDDWQQTRSGIEAVIAETRACSLHYEPARRKSASAQRNQAIALASADILFLIDDDAMLHPQTAGRIMDYYRADSQQRIVAISCCNTPLQATTEAVGDLKQTNRAGALISGRPPAVQRLIDGLLRHALMIPADQRFVRYDSPGRRWQGDTALPEGLGRVDFIVGFAMTVRRRVALSEPFDDGLVGSSIAEDLDASYRYGRHGVLAFAPDAPIHHLEAAAGRDRRRVNTALALLNIAYFVRRNSDRQSRDFARYGLWYLRMLLAELPKDLAGGRWSLPQVRGALLAGRNLPALLRQPRAGLPEWYQDRQTRLMTGAQPGRGQNHTTAPDPGANG; encoded by the coding sequence ATGACCCGCCCCCCTGCCCCGCCCGATGGACAGGCTGTGGCGCCCCTGCCGCCGGACTCGCCCGCTCCGATCCGGGCCGAAAGCTGGGCACTTTGCGTTGCGACCTATAACCGTGGCGACATGCTGGCCGCTTGCGTGCGCCATGCATTGCAATCGACCCTGCCGCCAACGGAGATCGTCATCGTTGATGCCAGCGACGACTGGCAACAGACCCGGAGCGGGATCGAGGCGGTGATCGCGGAAACGCGCGCCTGTTCGCTGCATTACGAGCCGGCGCGGCGCAAATCCGCCAGCGCGCAGCGCAATCAGGCCATCGCGCTGGCCTCGGCCGACATCCTGTTCCTGATCGACGACGACGCCATGCTGCATCCCCAGACGGCCGGGCGGATCATGGACTATTACCGCGCCGATTCGCAGCAGCGGATCGTGGCGATTTCCTGCTGCAACACCCCCCTGCAGGCAACGACCGAAGCGGTCGGCGATCTCAAGCAGACGAACCGGGCCGGGGCGCTGATTTCGGGCCGGCCACCTGCCGTGCAGCGCCTGATCGACGGCTTGCTGCGGCATGCCCTGATGATCCCGGCCGACCAGCGTTTCGTCCGCTACGACAGCCCCGGCAGGCGCTGGCAGGGCGACACCGCGCTGCCCGAGGGCTTGGGCCGCGTCGATTTCATCGTCGGCTTCGCCATGACCGTGCGGCGCCGGGTGGCGCTGAGCGAACCCTTCGACGACGGTCTGGTCGGCAGTTCCATCGCCGAGGACCTGGATGCGAGCTATCGCTATGGCCGCCACGGCGTCCTTGCCTTCGCCCCCGATGCGCCCATTCATCACCTCGAGGCGGCGGCAGGCCGCGACCGGCGCCGGGTGAACACGGCGCTGGCGCTGCTGAACATCGCCTATTTCGTCCGCCGCAACTCGGACCGGCAGAGCCGCGATTTCGCCCGCTACGGCCTGTGGTATCTGCGCATGCTGCTGGCCGAACTGCCCAAGGACCTGGCCGGCGGCCGCTGGAGCCTGCCGCAGGTGCGCGGCGCCCTGCTGGCCGGGCGCAACCTGCCCGCCCTGCTGCGCCAGCCGCGGGCCGGGCTGCCGGAATGGTATCAGGACCGACAGACAAGGCTGATGACCGGCGCGCAGCCCGGCCGCGGCCAGAACCACACGACCGCCCCTGATCCAGGCGCGAACGGATAG
- the odhB gene encoding 2-oxoglutarate dehydrogenase complex dihydrolipoyllysine-residue succinyltransferase, protein MAVELRVPTLGESVSEATVATWFKKPGDRVAVDEMLCELETDKVTVEVPSPVAGKLAEIVAPEGAVVAPNALLAQIMEKGDAGPEEMLPKTDAGTKAQEGQKKMSGKSVDVMVPTLGESVTEATVATWFKKVGDSVKQDEMLCELETDKVSVEVPAPAAGVLAEILAPEGATVEASARLAVIAEGASGAAAPAKAEPEAKKAAAVESPGAGPETPKPRDIEDAPSAKKAMAEAGISRDAVAGSGRDGRVMKEDVAKAGAAPVASAAPAPAQAPRAPSSAEDAAREERVKMTRLRATIARRLKDAQNTAAMLTTYNEVDMKGIMDLRNTYKDAFEKKHKVKLGFMSFFVKACCHALKEVPEVNAEIDGGDVVYKHFVHMGVAVGTPNGLVVPVLRDADRKSFAQIEKEIAELGAKGRDGKLTMAEMQGGTFTISNGGVYGSLMSSPILNPPQSGILGMHKIQDRPVVVDGQIVIRPMMYLALSYDHRIVDGKGAVTFLVRVKEALEDPRRLLMDL, encoded by the coding sequence ATGGCTGTGGAACTTCGCGTCCCCACCTTGGGGGAATCGGTATCCGAGGCGACGGTGGCGACCTGGTTCAAGAAACCGGGCGACCGCGTCGCCGTCGATGAAATGCTGTGCGAGCTGGAAACCGACAAGGTGACGGTCGAGGTGCCCTCGCCCGTGGCCGGCAAGCTGGCCGAAATCGTCGCGCCCGAAGGCGCGGTGGTGGCGCCCAACGCCTTGCTGGCGCAGATCATGGAAAAGGGCGATGCGGGCCCCGAGGAAATGTTGCCCAAGACCGATGCGGGCACGAAAGCTCAGGAAGGACAGAAGAAGATGAGCGGAAAATCCGTCGACGTGATGGTGCCCACCCTGGGCGAAAGCGTGACCGAAGCCACGGTGGCGACCTGGTTCAAGAAGGTCGGCGACAGCGTCAAGCAGGACGAGATGCTGTGCGAGCTGGAAACCGACAAGGTCTCGGTCGAGGTCCCGGCCCCGGCCGCGGGCGTGCTGGCCGAAATCCTGGCGCCCGAGGGTGCGACGGTCGAGGCCAGCGCCCGCCTGGCGGTGATCGCCGAGGGCGCGTCCGGCGCCGCCGCCCCCGCCAAGGCCGAGCCCGAGGCGAAGAAGGCGGCAGCCGTGGAATCGCCCGGCGCCGGCCCCGAGACGCCGAAGCCCCGCGACATCGAGGACGCGCCCTCGGCCAAGAAGGCCATGGCCGAGGCCGGCATCTCGCGCGATGCGGTCGCCGGCAGCGGCCGCGACGGCCGGGTGATGAAAGAGGACGTGGCCAAGGCCGGCGCCGCGCCGGTCGCGAGTGCCGCCCCCGCCCCGGCCCAGGCGCCCCGCGCGCCCAGCTCGGCCGAGGATGCGGCGCGCGAGGAGCGGGTCAAGATGACCCGCCTGCGCGCCACCATCGCCCGCCGGCTGAAGGATGCGCAGAACACCGCCGCGATGCTGACCACCTATAACGAGGTGGACATGAAGGGCATCATGGACCTGCGCAACACCTACAAGGACGCCTTCGAGAAGAAGCACAAGGTCAAGCTGGGCTTCATGTCCTTCTTCGTGAAGGCCTGCTGCCACGCGCTGAAGGAGGTGCCCGAGGTCAATGCCGAGATCGACGGCGGCGACGTGGTCTACAAGCATTTCGTCCACATGGGCGTCGCCGTCGGCACGCCGAACGGGCTGGTGGTGCCGGTGCTGCGCGACGCCGACCGCAAGAGCTTCGCCCAGATCGAGAAGGAAATCGCCGAGCTGGGCGCCAAGGGCCGCGACGGCAAGCTGACCATGGCCGAGATGCAGGGCGGCACCTTCACCATCTCGAACGGCGGCGTCTATGGCTCGCTGATGTCCTCGCCGATCCTGAACCCACCGCAGTCCGGCATCCTGGGCATGCACAAGATCCAGGATCGCCCGGTGGTCGTGGACGGCCAGATCGTCATCCGCCCGATGATGTATCTGGCGCTGAGCTACGACCACCGCATCGTCGACGGCAAGGGCGCCGTGACCTTCCTGGTCCGCGTCAAGGAGGCGCTGGAGGATCCGCGCCGCCTGCTGATGGACCTGTGA
- a CDS encoding MAPEG family protein produces the protein MAAETTALALAALLQAAQIGVAAASMNRDVGARWNASPRDTQPEFSVLTGRLRRAVDNHFQGLILFTIAVLLVMLSDAGNALTTLCAWLYLLARMFYVPAYAFGWSPWRSLIWAVGFIATMVMIVTSLFT, from the coding sequence ATGGCGGCCGAGACCACCGCGCTGGCCCTGGCTGCGCTGCTGCAGGCGGCGCAGATCGGGGTGGCCGCCGCCTCGATGAACCGCGATGTGGGCGCGCGCTGGAACGCCAGCCCCCGCGACACGCAGCCCGAATTCTCGGTCCTGACCGGGCGGCTGCGCCGCGCGGTCGACAACCATTTCCAGGGGCTGATCCTCTTCACCATCGCCGTGCTGCTGGTGATGCTCTCGGACGCCGGCAATGCCCTGACCACGCTTTGCGCCTGGCTCTATCTGCTGGCGCGCATGTTTTACGTCCCCGCCTATGCCTTCGGCTGGTCGCCCTGGCGCTCGCTGATCTGGGCGGTCGGATTTATCGCCACCATGGTGATGATCGTCACCAGCCTGTTCACATGA
- a CDS encoding GNAT family N-acetyltransferase produces the protein MIRELRPEDRLEWQRLYQGYQAFYGFHDRPAGFYDKAFARLLSGQAGDFHGLVHADGARLLGLVHYVFHPNLWRDEGVCYLQDLFTDPQARGRGVARALIEAVYAAADARGVPFVYWLTAEDNYPGRMLYDRVAQRSPFIRYQRRLG, from the coding sequence ATGATCCGCGAGCTGCGCCCCGAGGACCGGCTGGAATGGCAGCGGCTCTACCAGGGCTACCAGGCGTTCTACGGCTTTCACGACCGTCCGGCCGGGTTCTATGACAAGGCTTTTGCGCGGTTGTTGTCGGGCCAGGCAGGGGATTTCCACGGGCTTGTCCATGCCGATGGCGCGCGGCTGCTGGGGCTGGTGCATTACGTCTTTCACCCGAACCTGTGGCGGGACGAGGGCGTGTGCTATCTGCAGGATCTGTTCACCGACCCGCAGGCGCGCGGCCGGGGCGTGGCGCGGGCGCTGATCGAGGCGGTCTATGCGGCGGCGGATGCCCGGGGCGTGCCCTTCGTCTATTGGCTGACGGCCGAGGACAATTATCCGGGGCGGATGCTTTACGACCGGGTTGCGCAACGCTCGCCCTTCATCCGGTATCAGCGGCGGCTGGGATAG
- a CDS encoding DUF1127 domain-containing protein, producing MAKEICTMNPPLRSPWIGTALRAAMARLRGRFETNRRDRERRDAFLNLLRLDDQILDDIGVTRAEVARAARLPLRLNASDALAAKAHARRRGGIG from the coding sequence ATGGCCAAGGAAATCTGCACCATGAACCCGCCCTTGCGCAGTCCGTGGATCGGGACTGCCTTGCGCGCCGCGATGGCACGGCTGCGGGGTCGGTTTGAAACCAATCGTCGGGACAGGGAGAGGCGCGATGCGTTCCTGAACCTGCTCCGCCTGGACGACCAGATTCTGGACGATATCGGCGTGACCCGGGCAGAGGTGGCACGCGCTGCCCGCCTGCCGCTTCGATTGAACGCGTCAGATGCGCTGGCAGCCAAGGCCCATGCACGACGCAGGGGAGGGATCGGCTAG
- a CDS encoding lytic transglycosylase domain-containing protein, with the protein MKSLIGLLALSGVLAVSACGDNRVDPDRRYLVEPRATAAETVGLHANETPELRRLINKYAAEYQVPVDLVHRVIIRESRHRPGARNGPYYGLMQMLPATARGMGYQGGASGLLDAETNLKYGVKYLRGAYMVAGGNYDNAVKWYSRGYYYEAKKKGLLEETGLR; encoded by the coding sequence ATGAAATCCTTGATCGGGCTTTTGGCCCTGAGCGGCGTTCTGGCCGTCAGTGCCTGCGGCGACAACCGGGTCGATCCCGACCGCCGCTATCTGGTCGAGCCGCGCGCCACCGCCGCCGAGACCGTCGGCCTGCACGCCAACGAAACGCCGGAACTGCGCCGCCTGATCAACAAATACGCCGCCGAGTATCAGGTTCCCGTCGATCTGGTGCATCGCGTCATCATCCGCGAATCGCGCCACCGCCCCGGCGCCCGTAACGGCCCCTATTACGGGCTGATGCAGATGCTGCCGGCCACCGCGCGCGGCATGGGCTACCAGGGCGGCGCCTCGGGCCTGCTGGATGCCGAGACCAACCTGAAATACGGCGTCAAATACCTGCGCGGCGCCTATATGGTCGCCGGCGGCAATTACGACAATGCCGTGAAATGGTATTCGCGCGGCTATTACTACGAGGCCAAGAAGAAGGGCCTGCTGGAAGAAACCGGCCTGCGCTGA